Part of the Salmo salar chromosome ssa10, Ssal_v3.1, whole genome shotgun sequence genome is shown below.
cagaccaacacgtACATCAGCAGTGGATTGCCATCCTATCACCTCTGACTATAGAACATCAGCCGTCATCTTGGTTATTTCCCAACAATTGTGCATGTTGAGTAGTTGACACTCCGCAGGTTTTCTACTGCGTACGTACAAcgtgtctgttggtctgtctttTCCTTTAGTAAGGATTGGAAATAAGGTTCGAGAAAATCTACCCAAAGGGGAGTAACACCTGACTTTGTCCAAAAATCTTTTATTTTCATTCCAGTTTACAACAATATTTCTTTTTGACATAAAGCTGGTCACAGAGGTGGACATACATTCAATAGGCAGATACAATGGGATTTGGGGAAATATAGGGAAGTTAACATCTGACCCTGTCGTAGAATAATTAAGAAAGGAAAAGGCAAAAATAAATTGAACGATGCAGAGTGTCATCTTAGCATAGCAGGCAAAAGCATGGATCAAACAATGAATAGAGTTGTAAACCACTGGCTTTGTCACAGAGTATAGTCAAGACACTGACACAAGATCAACCACCATAAAATGCGCACCTAGGCAGTGTTGACTAATGTAGTGCCATAATGTTGGAGGATGAGGGCTCTAAATAAACTACCTCTATATTTAAAAACATATTGCAGTGAAGTACTAATTCATAAATAATGGGGTTCTTAGCTAAAAAGCTTGATGTTTCATTATACAAGGCAGGTAAATGGTTAAGAGTAAGTGTGTTGGGTTGCTTTCTCAACAATGTTATGCTACTCTTACAGAGTACTGCCTCTTACAGAATAGGCATATTGCAATATAAACAATGTGTACTAACAGGAAAAGCATtatgaaagagaagaagagaggcttGAAGAGGGAGGGCAGATCATAGGGTGGGTTCACAGTCTGTCCAACTCAAAAAAGTGTTGGCATAGAAAATCAATGTTAAAAAAGGATCCCGTAGTTTGGATCCTGGAGACTGGCTCTGCTAGGTCACTTCTGCTGCAGCCGGGCAGCTTTGAACTTGGACACCCTCTTTGGGGCCTCTTGGGGGACCTCGGGGGCCACCTCCTCCAGTTTCCTCTCTGGAATGGTGGGCAGCGCTGGCAGAGCAATGGTGAATTGGGGGATCGACAAGGGAATGGGCTCCTTCTCAACCACCATGCCAGAAAAGGCCTGGATCAATGACAAAGAATAAGATGGCAGTTAATGTGACGCTGTAAACTTGGCAGGACATAGACCACTCCTGCTCTAAACATTTATCTAAGTTCAAAGAAATCGCTGTTCAATGTGAACTAATCACCCCTGTCTCTTGCACGTTTTATACCGATGATCGTATTTATTGCACTGTACATTTAAATCATTATCTCTCATGTTTCTTGTCTATTTATTGTATCTGTGCCGTTTTGTTGTATGTGTCTGAAGCACTGCTGTTGCTGTAATAAGAATTTCCCTAAAGGGACAAATAAAGTTGTTGGCATTGAATTGAAGATCTTTACAGTATTAGAATATTGACGGAGTATTGAATCAGGACCAGCTGAGTTTACCTGAAAGCTGCTGGTGGGGTGTAGGAGGACCCCGGTGGGGCTGTCCTCCTCCGTGATACCGTCGCTGGTGTCGCTGTACGTGTTCTCGTCATGGCTCAGAGTGCGTCCAAACGTCCGGCGCTCCTCGAAGTCGGCAGCGCTGCTCTCGCTGGTGtcgctacacacactgctctctctgctccggGACTTCAGGATGGACTTCCTGGGGATGGGCTCGCCGTTCTTCACATccacaaacaacctgacaaaaaGCCACAAACATATACCCAGTCAGCCATTTTACCCAATCAGATCGCAGAACTTGTTAATAGACAGACACCATACCGAATCAGAATAAAGAAATCTGGAAACATTCAGAGTAAACACCATTCCATATATGCCATTTTTACATTTGATCCAAAATGTTGCCAAACGGTTTATGCCAACCAAACATTTAATGATTGATGTGTAACCTGTAGAGGTCTGTGGGCGTAGTGATGTTGTGGAGCCCGTGGTGAGAGTGACCGTTGCTGGTGCCGTTCTTCTTTTTCCTCTTGGCTTGCTGCTTCTGTTCTTTCAGCTCACTGAACTTCAACATGGTGTTCTTCCCTGTGTTTATCCTcacctggagagacagagggacttgAAGTACATTGATTTACATAGCTCAAATAACATAATGGTTGACTGCGATGAGTTTAATACGCTTCATACACACTGACCTTCTTGGGTTCCACCGTATGAGAGAAATAGATGGTAGGCAAACAGtcgccttcctcctcctctgcttcatcttcctcctcctccccatccctggtTGACTGGGCTGTACTGTTTAGTTGGCTGCCGTTGTTAGGCACAAACGCCCTGCCTTTGCTCCTCTCATCATGTCCATTGACACGATGATAACTGCCgctatctccctccttctcttcctcagaGGATGTTGTGTCGTCGTTGCCATTGGTGTCTGCACTGTCAAACTGTCTGAAAACAATAGAAACAAAGTATCAAGCCGGGAGAAATCTAATCTTCACATATTTTCTTATGAAACACAGGTGTGAAGGTGGATAGAGTGGCGCTGAATTACTCCTCAATTTGAACATCTATGCATTTTGTGTGTATTTAACTCTACCGGTGATgctcctcttcctgctcctcctgcGCTTCCAACTCATCCAGTCTGGCCCATAGCTCCTCCTCAGACAGCACTCTTCTCctgctccctccatctccctctccactgccctcttcgtcatcctcctcctcttcttcctctatcTTCACAACAGCCTCCATCTTGGGCTTAGAGTGGGGCTTAAGAGCCACACGCTGCTTTCCTTTGCTGACCATTTCTTCAATACTTCCAACCTCTTCTCTGATGTCCACATAGTCCCCTTTAGCCTGAGGAAACAGAGAAGGGTATAAGTGTGGGTGTGTTTAAAATATCTGATCATATAAATAGATTTTCTGCACAGGGAGTTGTCTATCAGATAAGCTGGCTGAAGAGGATCCTAAAAACTCTTTGTTATCGCTGTAATAACACTTACGCCTGAGAGTTTTTCTAGATCCTCTGTAAACCCAACTCTGGCTTCAAAGTCCTTCCTCGTCTTGTGCAAGTCATACAGCGCACTATTTACATCTAAAAAACAAAGCACAAAAATTGTGTGATGGAATAGAAAGATCCACCAGCAAGGGGTTAAACTCTGAACACAGTAAAAAAGAAAAAGGAAAATTATGACAAACAGTTCATAACATCGCATGCCCTCGGTGCTACTTCGGATCATTAAATCTTCACAACAATTAAACCCCCGTTCACTAATGGCAGCAGGGGCTCCGTTGCCATGGCGACAGCGAGCCTTCAAGCCGTACGTCTCGAAACGTTGGGGAAAGGTCAAACGCAGACGGCCTGACAACTCAGCGGGGCTGTTTGACAGATCTCAGCGATCCATGTTTGCATTATGGCACTTAGTTGTGTAAAAGCAGCCTGGGCAGGGTCAGGGAAGGTTATGGCACATTCACGCTTCAGGTAAACACCAGTCTAATAATGGCCGCATCATCATCACACATTGTTATTTAGGCCCATCTGACGCTATATATATTAAAGAGCTTTTTCGGATGCAGAGTGAATACCAAAGGGGAGCAAAGGGGAAAAAACTGTCTTTGGACAGGAGGGTTTAAGGCTGGACATATTGTGACAAAATAATTGCAGAGGATGGCCGAAATCGATTTGCGTAACCAACAAATAGCAATCTGGACATAATTCCGCATTTTCAATAGAAATGAACTTGCAGTATTGCAAATTATGACCATGATGATTGTGTGTTATTACTTATTTGCTAATGCAATTGTAATTTGATCGATAATTGTCCATCAGAAAAAATGTTTCAAACATTCTAACAATCCAAGTATTCACAAAATAAGTAGCCATTCAACTTTTAGTTTGAACTGAGTGATCACCTCTTTTTCGGTTTGTCTGACAGCAAGTCTATGACAACAGCCCCCCCTGCTGGATGAACCGTGGTAGTGTTGAGAAGACATTCAAAACATGACCTCAATCTTTCTCAAGAATTATCACTAGCATACACTGCAAAACAATATATAGGCATACAATTGAGGAGTTCTCTCGTTTTTTTTATAATATTAGTTATGTGAGTGTCAGAGTTGGGCAAGGTGCCATGGTATCTGAAAAAATTCAAAATGGCTTCCAAAACAAACGCACGTTTCTTCCTGTGCTCCACGAGCTTCTGGGCCTGCTTGGCAGAGCACTTTGCAAACCAGTTGTCCCCCAGCAGCACGGTGATCTCATTGGTATGGACCAGCTTCCCAGGCATGAAGGCCAGAGGGCCAAATGGCACCTGTTACagcaaagaggagaaggagatcaATTTGCATTATTCAAGTTGAGTTCAAGTTTCAACTTGACTTTCAATCGTTTTTATAGAATTTTTGTTGTATACAgtacttttatttaacctttatttaactaggcaagtcagttaagaagaaattcttatttagaatgacggcctaccaaaaggcaaaaggcctcccgcgggaacgggggctgggataaaaataaaaatatataataatatatagaacaaaacacacatcacgagaagagagacaacactacataaagagagacctaagacaacaacacatgacaacacagcatggtagcaacacaacatggtaacaggAAAAAAtacggtacaaacattattgggcatagacaacagcacaaaaggcaagaaggtagagacgacaatacatcacgcaaagcagccacaactgtcagtaagtgtccatgattgagtctttgaatgaagagattgagataaaaactgtccagtttgagtgtttgttgcagctcattccagtcgctagctgcagcgaactgaaaagacgagcgacccagggatgtgtgtgctttggggacctttaacagaatgtgactggaagaacgggtgttgtatgtggaggatgagggctgcagtaaatatctcagatagggaggaGTGAAACCTAAGAGGGTTTAttaataagcatcaaccagtgtgtCTTAcgatagtaccagtcaaacgtttggacaaacctactcattcaagggtttttctttatttttacattgtagaataaaagtgaacacatcaaaactattaaatagtggcacagcggtctaaggcactgcatctcggtgctagaggcgtcactacagaccctggttcgattccaggctgtatcacaaccggccgtgattgggagtcccatagggtggcacacaattggcccagcactctcctccttggtcaaaataacccttacacagcctggagatgtgttgcgtcattgtcctgttgaaaaacaaatgatagtcccactaagcgcaaaccagatggggtggCATATCCCTGCAGAATgtggtggtagccatgctggttaagtgttccttgaattataaataaatcacagacagtgtcaccaacaaagcacccccacacctccatgattcacggtgggaaccacacatgcagagatctgtTCAccttgactgacctttatgtcttaaagtaatgatggactgtcatttctctttgcttatttgagttgttcttgccataatatggacttggtcttttaccaagtatgctatcttctgtataccacccctaccttgtcacaaaacaactgattgggtcaaatgcattaaggaaagaaattccacaaatgttacagtttttgacaatcgctaggacccatttctcaatacttaggtcactttttcaaaactcttcacacagtgagCACAACAGTAGTCTATGTGGGCTAAACTGTGgatcatttttcattgctttggcacaaaatgcattcaataACTAAATCTTTCAAATGTCATTAATTATTttctcactcagacacaaccaccaccaaaactctatgtacctacaggccaatttgcaaatgtttacatactcttttcaaaactgttaaacttaaATTCAAAACCTAACATAAAACAAAATTGAATAAGACAGCAATTTGCTACATTTGTACAGTAATACCGtattgaaatatactgctcaaaaaaataaagggaacacttaaacaacacaatgtaactccaagtcaatcacacttctgtgaaatcaaactgtccacttaggaagcaacactgattgacaataaatttcacatgctgttgtgcaaatggaatagacaacaggtggaaattataggcaataagcaagacacccccaataaaggagtgcttctgcaggtggagaccacagaccacttctcagttcctatgcttcctggctgatgttttggtcacttttgaatgctttcactctagtggtagcatgagacggagtctacaacccacacaagtggctcaggtagtgcagctcatccaggatggcacatcaatgcgagctgtggcaagaaggtttgctgtgtctgtcagcgtagtgtccagagcatggaggcgctaccaggagacaggccagtacatcaggagacgtggaggaggtcgtaggagggcaacaacccagcagcaggaccgctacctccacctttgtgcaaggaggagcactgccagagccctgcaaaatgacctccagcaggccacaaatgtgcatgtgtcttctcaaacggtcagaaacagactccatgagggtggtatgagggcccgacgtccacaggtgggggttgtgcttacagcccaacaccgtgcaggacgtttggcatttgccagagaacaccaagattggcaaattcgccactggagccctgtgctcttcacagatgaaagcgggttcacactgagcacatgtgacagacgtgacagagtctggagacgccgtggagaacattctgctgcctccaacatcctccagcatgaccggtttggcggtgggtcagtcatggtgtggggtggcatttctttggggggccgcacagccctccatgtgctcgccagaggtagcctgactgccattaggtaccgagatgagatcctcagaccccttgtgagaccatatgctggtgcggttggccctgggttcctcctaatgcaagacaatgctagacctcatgtggctggagtgtgtcagcagttcctgcaagaggaaggcattgatgctatggactggcccgcccgttccccagacctgaatccaattgagcacatctgggacatcatgtctcgctccatccaccaacgccacgttgcaccacagactgtccaggagttggcggatgctttagtccaggtctgggaggagatccctcaggagaacatccgccacctcatcaggggcatgcccaggcgttgtagggaggtcatacaggcacgtggaggccacacacactactgagcctcattttcacttgttttaaggacattacatcgaagttggatcagcctgtagtgtggttttccactttaattttgagtgtgaatccaaatccagacctccatgggttgataaaattggatttccattgattatttttgtgtgattttgttgtcagcacattcaactatgtaaagaaaaaagtatttaataagattatttctttcattcagatctaggatgtgttgtttaagtgttccctttatttttttgtgcaGTGTATATTCCAAATCTAAAAGAAATAAATACTATCAAAACAATTAGACCAACCACAGCTGATTCCCATTGTAGCTGAACACCTACCCAGGTGTTAGTCTTTCAATTTCATTACCATCTATACAAAAGGGGACATCTTAGGAATAATGCTGGACTGTAATATAAACATGGACCCAGCCAGAGATAGAgaagtggctgacagaggaagaagagtggctgggagagggagggagaggagtacgTATGCATGGTGGAAAAGACTGAGTGGAAGATCAAGAGCTGTAGTCTCAGTTGAGATTAGGGCTACTATAATTGATCATGTAATAAATCATGGTCTATCAATGAGAGAGGCTGGTCTGAGAGTGCAGACAAATCTGCAACGCTCAACAGTGGCATCTATTGTGAGAAATAAACAACACGTAAGATGTCCATTCTGCAAGGGCACATTCTGCACATTTCAAAAGTAAATTGAGCAAAGCCTCCAAACCcacttgtgtgtaattgtttttgtatttctgcttAGGACCCAACAGTTACCTCCTACAGGCGGGAGAGGTAGGATTttcactgctgtgcaggaaactgcAATCGTTGATATGGTCATCAGAAACAATGGCATAAAACTCACAGAGATTGGGGACAGAGTGTTGGCAGACAACATTACATTTGGAAATATTCACAATGTAAGCATGACAACTATTTCTAGAGTCCTGAAACAACATCAAGTCaggatgaagcagttgtacactgtcccctttgagaggaactctgaacgagtcaagcaactcaggaaccaatatgtccaggtaagatgactataaaatacacaactggttttgaacaaaaccaaacaGGGCAGAGGCACACAATGACATGTTTTAAGGTATAATGTAAACTACCGTAATAGCCTAACTCTTATATTGCCTTGTGGATTTATTTTAGGTAGTCATGGAGATTAAAGCAAGGCAAACACCCCACAtattcatctttgtggatgagGCTGGTTTCAACTTGGCCAAAACACAGTTGCGAGGAAGGAATGTGATTGGGAAAAGAGCCACAGTGGAtgtcccgggccagaggggtgccaGCATTACAATGTGTGCAGCAGTATCCTCTGATggattgctgttacacaaaccgCTAATTGGGCCATACAACGCAGAGCGCCTCATTTAATTCCTGGGTGACCTCTATAGAATGGTTGTGCCAGGTGAGGAAAGGGTTGCAGTGAGGCGAAATCAGCCAACGTTTGTAATTGTTTGGGACAATGTGGCATCTCACCAATCCCGTGCAGTCA
Proteins encoded:
- the LOC106561398 gene encoding unconventional prefoldin RPB5 interactor 1 isoform X1 is translated as MAERNKMNIEVPQGVDRLRVEHKKVVQGCEGQIQHWAKVKGDYETLEDRLKTLPDQVSYDIMVPFGPLAFMPGKLVHTNEITVLLGDNWFAKCSAKQAQKLVEHRKKHVNSALYDLHKTRKDFEARVGFTEDLEKLSGAKGDYVDIREEVGSIEEMVSKGKQRVALKPHSKPKMEAVVKIEEEEEEDDEEGSGEGDGGSRRRVLSEEELWARLDELEAQEEQEEEHHRQFDSADTNGNDDTTSSEEEKEGDSGSYHRVNGHDERSKGRAFVPNNGSQLNSTAQSTRDGEEEEDEAEEEEGDCLPTIYFSHTVEPKKVRINTGKNTMLKFSELKEQKQQAKRKKKNGTSNGHSHHGLHNITTPTDLYRLFVDVKNGEPIPRKSILKSRSRESSVCSDTSESSAADFEERRTFGRTLSHDENTYSDTSDGITEEDSPTGVLLHPTSSFQAFSGMVVEKEPIPLSIPQFTIALPALPTIPERKLEEVAPEVPQEAPKRVSKFKAARLQQK
- the LOC106561398 gene encoding unconventional prefoldin RPB5 interactor 1 isoform X2, whose translation is MTSIAKYADAPSCPQVGAPVYVVQGCEGQIQHWAKVKGDYETLEDRLKTLPDQVSYDIMVPFGPLAFMPGKLVHTNEITVLLGDNWFAKCSAKQAQKLVEHRKKHVNSALYDLHKTRKDFEARVGFTEDLEKLSGAKGDYVDIREEVGSIEEMVSKGKQRVALKPHSKPKMEAVVKIEEEEEEDDEEGSGEGDGGSRRRVLSEEELWARLDELEAQEEQEEEHHRQFDSADTNGNDDTTSSEEEKEGDSGSYHRVNGHDERSKGRAFVPNNGSQLNSTAQSTRDGEEEEDEAEEEEGDCLPTIYFSHTVEPKKVRINTGKNTMLKFSELKEQKQQAKRKKKNGTSNGHSHHGLHNITTPTDLYRLFVDVKNGEPIPRKSILKSRSRESSVCSDTSESSAADFEERRTFGRTLSHDENTYSDTSDGITEEDSPTGVLLHPTSSFQAFSGMVVEKEPIPLSIPQFTIALPALPTIPERKLEEVAPEVPQEAPKRVSKFKAARLQQK